One Lentimicrobiaceae bacterium genomic window, AGCCACATATCTGGAGCATACCAGCAAACTAGAGAAAATTAAAACGGGTGCAAACGCTGTAACTACCACCAGCCGCTGGAAAGACCCGCAACGTCAGGCCTACATATAAACTATTCTTATGGCACTAGAAATCAATATTGACGGGCGAAATGCCATTGTCACCGAATTAAGCAGAAACGGCAATCTGGTAACGATTCAGGTTGATGATGAAGTGTATGAAATTGATGCACTTAAGGTTGGAGAAGGAATTTATTCAATGATTTACAAGGGGCGCTCTTACAACATTGAAATGATTGAAAGCGGTTCCCCCAGACACTACACCGTAAACTCATTTCATAGTTCTTATGATGTTGAAGTGATTGACGCACAAACACGATACCTCAGAAGCCGTTCAAAAGGCGACACTGGAGATTCAGGAAACACCATAGTATCCCCAATGCCAGGAAAAGTGGTGAAAATACCTGTAAAACCGGGCGAAACCGTAGTTGCCGGACAAACTCTGATTATTGTTTCAGCCATGAAAATGGAAAGTGAGTTTAAAGCCAAAAGCGCAGGTGTAGTTAAAACAATAAACACAGCAGAAGGTGAAACCATTGAAGCGAATAAAGTGTTGGTTGTGGTTGAACCAGCAATAGACTGAGTGTCTGAAACAGGCAATCTGCAAATGAACAGATAAGAAAACATTGATGCTCAATGGCTTTATAAAACCTGCCAACCCCAAACAGCCAATCAATTACCTGAACTCTTTGATTTATTAATTCAGCATTTATACTTGAGTTTATGTCAAATCTGGATGAAATTTACCGCAAACTGGAAGAACGTAACCACCAGGCCGAGCTTGGAGGAGGTAAAGAACGCATTGAAAAATTACATAAGACCGGACGGAAAACGGCCCGCGAACGAATAGAAATGCTGCTTGACCCCGGCACATTTGTAGAGTTTGATCGCTTTGTAGTTCACCGGGCCCGGGACTTTGACATGGAGAAAAACCTGATCTCAGGTGACGGCGTAGTCAGTGGCCATGGGAAAATTGATGGACGACTGGTATATGTCTTTGCTCAGGATTTTACCGTCTTCGGAGGAACTCTGAGCCGCGCCAATGCGGATAAGATTATTAAGATAATGGATTTAGCCCTTAAAATGGGGGCTCCAGTTATTGGGCTCAACGATTCAGGCGGTGCCCGGATACAGGAAGGGGTGGAAAGCCTGGGCGGATATGCCGACATCTTTTACCGGAATGTAATGAGCAGCGGTGTAATTCCTCAAATTTCAGCCATACTTGGCGCATGCGCCGGCGGGGCAGTTTACAGTCCGGCTATCACCGATTTTATTCTGATGACCAAAGACACCAGTTACATGTTTGTTACAGGACCTGACGTCATCAAAACGGTAACTCACGAAGAGGTTTCAAAAGAAGATCTTGGCGGTGCCATGACGCACAATGCGAAAAGCGGTGTAGCCCATCTGATTGCAGATGACGACGAACAGGCCATGATGATGATTCGCGAATTGATGAGTTTTTTGCCCTCCAATAACATGGAGGAGCCTCCGCGCATAAAGTCAACAGACGATCCAAACCGTGAAGACGAAAAACTTCAGGAAATTGTGCCGTTTGATCCCAACAAACCATATGACATGAAAGAAATTATTCATAGTGTGGTGGACGACGGTAATTTTATGGAAACCATGCCCCACTATGCCGGCAATATCCTTACAGGATTTGCCCGTTTTGACGGGAAACCAGTTGGTATAGTCGCCAATCAGCCCGCTTTTCTGGCAGGTGTACTCGATATCAACAGTTCCGTCAAAGCAGCCCGTTTTGTGCGCTTTTGCGACGCTTTTAATATTCCATTGGTTACTTTTGTTGACGTTCCCGGGTTTTTGCCAGGCACTGCTCAGGAGTTTGGCGGCATCATTAAACACGGCGCCAAACTGCTCTACGCCTATGCTGAAGCAACCGTTGCCAAGATAACGGTGATCACCCGCAAAGCTTATGGCGGAGCGTATGATGTGATGTCGAGCAAACACATTGGGGCAGATGTAAATTTCGCATGGCCCACTGCCGAAATTGCCGTAATGGGCGCAGACGGGGCTGTGAATATTATTTTCCGCGACAAACTTACCGATGAAGATAAAGCCAAAGCAGTGAAAGACTATCGCGATGTGTTTGCCAGCCCATACAAAGCTGCTGAATTGGGATATATCGACGAAATCATATACCCCAGACACACCCGCCGCAAACTAATTCAGGCGCTTGAAATGTGTGCCAATAAGCGAAAATCAAACCCGCCAAGAAAACATGGCAACATTCCTTTGTAAAACGCCACATTTGCAATGATATAAAAACTCCCCGTAACAAAATTTACCGGGGAGTTTTTTTTATACATAGCCTCCTTTTCCCAAAAGACACTACATCCCTTCCACATGATACAACAACTAAAAACACTGTTTCAATATTCCTGACAAGTCAACCCTATATTTTATGTTTGTATTCAATAAATTAATTGCTGTTTAACAAATATTGAACAATCTCTTATCCTATCTTTGGTTAGTAAAAACAACCAACAGGTTTTCAAAACTAAAATACAGGACTGGCATGGAACAACTAAGCATTGGCCTCGAAATGGAGGCGTATCTGAAAGACCAGATTTATGAAGCGTTGCAAGGCGATGTAATTCAATCAATCTTGCATGAAGCAAAGTACAATCCCACCAACAATTACCTGCGTAATATGCTCGAAGGAAACAGTTTTAAAGTTGACAGCAGTATTTCGCCCAAGCTTTACAGCATTTTCAATGCAGTAAAAGATCAACTTGGGTTTGAAGAAGCTGTTGATTTTTATGTAACCAGCGACGCACAATTGAATGCTTTTGCAGTATCGCGCAATGAAGAAAACGAGCCTCACATCATCAACATCAATTCTTCACTATTAAACCTGATGAGCGACGATGAACTGAGATTTATCATCGGCCACGAAATGGGGCATCTTATCAGCAGAAATGCCGACCTGCTCAAACTGATTTATTTTATATTTCCGCCAAGTACCGAAATACCGGGTATGCTTCAGCATAAAATCAGACTTTGGAAACAATTGTCAGAACTTACTGCCGACCGGTATGGATTTATGGTTTGCCCTGATGTACCTGTTTGTGTTTCCGCCTTCTTCAAACTTGCGTCAGGCGTTGATTTGCAGAGGGTTGACCTAAACATTGAAGCTTTTATTGCCGATAATGAAAAACGACTTGAATACTTTAAAAAAGACAAGGGAATCAACATTGCCTCGCACCCGGTTAATCTTATCAGGGTAAAAGCAATACAGCTGTTTTCACGTTATGAAGTTTTCAACACAAACACTGTTACAGAATCCAGGCTAAATTCAGAACAGCTTGGCGCTGAAATGAACGAACTGACCACCATTCTTGAAAAAATAAAGGAATCTGAGCTCGATCTTTATCTCTACCATTTTATCGCTGCAGCCGGAGTTATTATGTCGGGCGCAGACGAAAACTATGACGAAAAGGAAGTAGAAGCCATTCTGCAGGAACTTTCTGAGTTTATTATTTTTCCAAAATATTTTATGGACCAGATAATTGAAAGTGGCAAAGTGATGGACATTTTTAACGATTCAATCAATAAAATACTGAGTATCAGCCCCGGCTCACGTGAAAGCATGCTGTATTATTTGGTTAAAATAGCCTTATCCGATAAAAAGATAATGGACAATGAGATAGGATTTATTTTTGATGTGGGCACCAAAGCTTTTGGTTACTCACGTACCGAGGTGGCCCAGATATTTGCCAACACCATCCAGCAACGCTTTATGCCAGGCATTCAGGCATTGAGTTAATAGCACCAATGGATATCACGTTGAGTATTGCATGATGACAAAAGCTCAAATTGATCTATACGAGAAAACGAGTGATTAAATGATAATTCAAAAAATAAACCGTGTCTTAAAGGTAAGACACGGTTTATTTTTTTTGCACATAACAATTGGTTTCCATTGCTTTAAAAAAAGAAAGCGGGATTACTATAAAGTAACCCCGCATTTCTAACACCAACCTACCAACATTAATTAAACATAATACTAATAATTGTTATTCTGAGTAGCCTGTGCATTGTTTCTCATTTCATCCTGTGGGATTGGATAAAACTCATGTTTCCCTGCTACAAATCCTAAAGGACCTAATACAGATGGAGCATCACCCCAACGGATAAGGTCGAGATAACGAACACCTTCAAAACACAACTCAAGTTTACGTTCATTTTTTATTGCAGTCATAATGTCACCCTGGAAAGGACCCAAGTGGGCTCTGTTTCTAACACGGGTGAGATATTGAGCAGCTTTTGTATCATTTCCGGCCATATGGTTAGCTTCAGCAGCCATTAAGAGTACATCAGCGAAACGAATCAAACGAAGGTTTGTACCGTAGTTTAATTCAGGAACAGCACCACTTTCGCCATTGGTTTCATCCATGCGGGTTCCATATTTAACGCGGATACATCCGTCCCAACCGTAAGAGTCTTCATTGGTCCAATCGCCACCCTGAGCTCTTAAATCGGCTAATGAAAGGATAGAAGCAGGTTTTCTAACTGTGTCACCAGCGGCAACAAAAGCATCATACAAACTTTGTTTCGGGTAATTGAAACCCCATCCCCCAATAAGTCCGGTTTCACCTGGCTGGAAATAATCGCCACGGGGGCCGGTAAGCTGCCAAGTAATATTATTTTCCATAGGCCTTGCACCACCCCACTGGAAAGTACCCCAATCGTATCCCATACTGGTAACGTATGAAACTTCAAAAAGGGATTCAATACCAAATTCTGAGTCTTTCAGGAATAAAGTTGAGTAATCCTGCTGAAGGTCATATTCTTCAGAACCTATAACTAATTCGAAAGCGGCAGCAGATTCTTCATACTTTTTATTATAAAGATATGCCTTTCCGAGAAGTGCCTGAGCGGCACCCTTTGAAGCTCTGAAAGCATCCTGCGGCGCATACTGACTTTTTAACGGAAGATCAGTAATGGCTTCGTTGAGGTCTTTGGCAATTTGAGCATAAATGGCATCAGCACCAGCAAATGGCTGACCATAATCGCTGGGAGCAAGCTCAGCAAGAATAAGTGGGCCATTACCAAACATAGAAACAATTTCGAAATAATAATAAGCACGCAGGAATTTAGCTTCTGCAATGATTTGTTTGCGCAAATCGGTTTCAGGCTTTACATTATTGATTACCAGATTAGCACGATAGATTCCAAAATAGTTTGATTGCCATACTGCAGTAATAGGAGCATTGCTGGGTCCAAATGTGTAATTACCCAATTCCTGATAAGGAGGCTGGTCTCCAGCATCACCCCCACCCACATTTGATTCATCGGATGGGAAGGTTTTTACCAGATAAGCGCTGTTCCAGTCGCGAGCATTCATCCACTGAAGGATATCGTACGTGGCCATGATGGCTTTGGTAGCATCCTCATCAGTTTTATAAAACAGCTCTACTGACATTTTACCAATAGGATCAACTTCCAAGAAGTCTTTCTGGCATGCTGGTAGCAACGAAATCATGGCCAGAAATAATAAAACTTTACCTTGAGTTTTCATTTTTAATATTTTTAGTGTTGACACTTTTAATGTTTATGAATCCCAGATTTCACTGTTAGAGTGTGCATGACAAACCAAACAGGATCTTACGTGGGGTGGGGTAGAAACCGCGGTCAATTCCCTGGCCGTTATCTTTACCAGTACCGGTTGCAGGATCCATTCCGGGATAATTGGTAAATGTGAAATAATCATCAAGTGAAACATAAAGTCTCAGGTTCTGAATTTTGTTTTTCAACATTTCTTTAGGAACAGTATAACCTAACTGAATTTGTCTGATTCTTACGTAAGAACCTTTAAACACCATCAGGTCGCTATTGTAGATATATGGATTTGACTGATCAGCTCTTGGCCTTTCGTTGGTACTTCCTTCACCTGTCCATCTTTCATCAAAGAAGAACTGAGGGCGATTTGAAGTAGATCTGTCATAACGATTCCATCCCAACAACACATCCTGGCCGTGAACACCCTGGAGGAACATTCTCAAGTCAAAACCTGAATAAGAGAAGCTCAGATTTGCACCCCACATGAATTTTGGATGAGGGCTTCCGATATTGGTCTGGTCTTCAGAATTGATAAGATTATCACCATTGGTATTTACAACGATAGGATCTCCCGGAACTGGATTGTAACCAGCCAAACCACCATTATCAGCTTTATAAGCATCAATTTCAGCTTGATTCTGGAAAATACCGGCAGTCTGATAGCCGCGGAAATACCATACAGGCTGATTCAGTTCAAGGTAAGTGGTTGTCCATCCGGTTCCAACACTGGTACCACCTACTCTGTCGAGCAGCGGGTTCAGGAAAGTAACTTCATTTTTAAGCCAAGTAAAGTTAGAGCTGATGTCATACTTTAATTTGTTGTCATAATCTCTGTAACCAAGTTCAAGTTCAACTCCTTTATTGCTAACATCACCAGCATTAACAAACGGAGCCTTATTACCTACTGAAGGAGGAGGAGTTCCGGGAACGAGAAGATCTCTGGTAACCTTGTTGAAATAATCGAAGCCCAAGGTTAATTTATTACCCAACATATTCATGTCGAAACCAAGGTCAGTTTGTTCACTGGTAGCCCAGGTAAGTTCAGGGTTTGCAAGCAATTCGGGTTCAGCACCGGTATAAAATCCACCACCTGGTTTTGGATACTGAATACCTGAAGCGGTAATCAAAGAGCGGAACTGGTCAGGACCTAATCCGGAAAGGTTACCGTTAGTACCCCATGAAGCTCTTACTTTGAAAAAGTCAACAAAACTTACATTCCAGAAATTCTCATGCGAAACAATCCATCCGGCAGAAACTGAAGGGAAGTTGCCCCATCTCTGATCAGGATGTAATAAAGAAGTACCATCACGACGAATAATGGCACTTAACAGATATTTACCATCATATTCATATGAAGCGCGTGCAAAATACGAAGAGGTACGGGTATCTAATAAATTTCCACTTACTTTACCATCAATTTCCACATCTCCATGCTGAGCAAAGTTATCGTCTTCAGCGAACATAGGTCCTGACTGAGTATTGATAAATTTATGGGTGTATTGTTTGGCTGAAATACCAGCTACAGCGCTAACATTGTGTTTATCACCAAAAGTTTTGTCATAAGAAACATAATTTTCCCACATCCAGGTAAACCAGGTGTTGGTATTGTCTCTTACGTTTGCCTGAGTGTTCATTCTTTCTGAAGAGAACCAATAGGTTGGGAACCAAGTGTGATAGAGCTGATTGTTAATATCAGCACTGGCACGGCTGGTAATTTTAAAACCTTTCCAGCTGTCATCACCTAATGTTACATAAGCATTACCCATAAATTTATCTTCCTTGGTATCGCCTCTGGCAATTTCAATCATAGCCAGCGGATTGGCGATTTCACCTTTTACATAGGGAGATAGGCCGTAGTACAAACCATCAGAATTCTGAACCAGTGTATTGCCAGCAGTTAAAGCATCCTGAGCGAAATCAGGTAAAGCACCACTATAGGTAACAGGAGTCAAGGGATCCATCATTAAAGCAGATGAAACAATTCCTCCAAATTCAGAATCTTCAGAAATAGCATTTTTCTTGGTATGACTATATGTCATATTGGTTCCGACTTTTACCCAGGGTTTAAGTTGCTGAGTAATATTAGCACGCATAGAAATACGTTCGTAGTGTGATTTATCATCACCAATAACACCATTCTGACCGGTATAAGAACCGGAAACGTAGTAATTACCTTTATCAGTTGCACCACTAAAAGCAAGGTGATGTCTCTGAATCATAGCTGAACTTAAGATTTGATCCATCCAGTCGGTGTTAATACTTGAGCCGGCAGGGATTTCAACGCCTACGTTGGCTTCATTCATCCAGGTTGCATAACTAGCAGCATCCATAGGTTTTGTATAGTCACCTACACTTTGTGAACCAACCTGCAACGAATACTCTATTTTACCAGGGCCTTTGGCTCCGCTTTTGGTTGTAATAAGAACTACACCATTTGCAGCTTCAGCACCATAAATAGCAGCAGAGGCAGCATCCTTTAATACGGTAACTGACTCAACATCATTCGGTTCAAGGTTATCAATATTACCTGTAGCCATACCGTCAACCACATACAGTGGCTGTACATTTCCGTTGGTAGCAACACCGCGTATTACAACCTTCTGGCCTGCTCCGGGAGATCCGGAAGTGCTGGTAACATTTACACCGGCAATACGTCCCTGAATTGCTTCATTTACGTTTGTTGTAGGCAATTGGGCAAGCTGTTTGTTATCCAGCTTGGCAATGGCACCAGTAATGTTTGACCTTTTTTGACTACCGTAACCAACCACAAGAACCTCACTAAGTCCAACAACACTCTCTTTTAAAACAATAATTTCTTTTACTCCAGGTTTTACTTCTTTTTCAATAGTTTCAAAACCAACCATTGAAAAAGTAAGAACAACCTTTGTTTTAGCTGAGCTTAATGTAAAAGTTCCGTCTAATCCAGAAATAGTACCATTAGAGGTACCCTTCTCAATTACATTGACACCAGGAATGGGTTCTCCGTTTTCACTTTGAACCTTTCCGTTATAGCTGGACACCTGCTGAGCACTTAAAGTAAGTGCAATACTTATAAAAAACATTCCTGTCAGGAAGAATGCTTTTTTTGCCCGGGTGTTCAGTCCAATTAAATTGTAAATAACTGATTTCATAAATGACCCTCGTTTTTTAGTTAATGTAAAAAGTACACAAAGGCAAAAATACACAAAAAATGTTAAAAGCAAACTTCTGACCAATTATTTTATTATTTATACTCTTTCTAAATTACCAAATTGGTATATAATTGTTTGTCAGCCACATAAAATATTTCATTAGTTCAAAAAATTTCCTGATATTTGCATTTTCGATTAAAAAGTGAATAGTTTTGCATTGTGTATTAAATACGCATTTAATCATGGAAGAGTTTATAAATAATATTTCGGTTGACTGTGTCATATTCGGCTTTAACAATAAAACGCTGAATGTACTCCTTACCAAACGCGAATTAAAAGATCCGGACACCGGGGAAATTATATTCACGGATTATACTGTGCAAGGCCACCATGTACTTAAAGGTGAAAACATCAACGATGCAGCTGTCAGAGTTCTAAAAGACAAAACCGGGCTCGACAACATTTATCTTGAACAGTTCTACACATTTGGCGAAACAAATCGTGTACTTAAAGACAGAGACCAGCTCTGGATTAAGAAAAGATTCCCGATGGTTGAGGATCACGTAATTTCTATTGGATTCTGCGCCTTGGTTGACAGTTTAAAAGTTATTCCTGACAAACAGCACCCCGAAACCCTCTGGATGCCTGTTGACAACTTACCGGAACTTGGATTCGACCATGAAAAAATGATTCATATGGCACTGGAGTTCCTTCGGAACAAACTACGTTTAGAACCTATTGGATTTGAATTGCTGCCCGAAAAATTTACGCTGACCCAATTGCAAAACCTCTATGAAGCCATACTGGGAATCAACCTCGACAGAAGAAATTTCTGGAAAAAGATATCTCAGATGAAATACGTCATTGCACTTGACGAAAAACAAAAAGGAGTTGCCCACAAACCTGCTCAGGTCTTTATTTTCAGTAAAGACGTTTATGAGCGGACTAAAAAAGATAAACTTGATTTTTCTTATTGACAATCTGTCTGTGCAAGAGCCTTAAGCTTGTTGTTACCAGACACCCATAATTGTGAAACTAAACCGAAACATGGACTTTTCATCTCATCAAACATCCTGCTGTTAAACCTTACAATTTATTTCTCCAATTATGCCAGACGTAAACAAGATTACCCTTAAAGAGAAAATTGGTTATGCATTGGGCGATGGCGCGGCAAACATTGCCTGGCGTGCAGTTGCCACCTTTCTTTTCGTGTTTTACACAGATGTTTTTGGTATAAGCCCCGTTGCAGTCGGATTATTGATGCTCGTTGCCCGGTTTAGCGATGGCATTACCGATATCCTGATGGGTGTTATTGGCGACAGAACAAATACCAGATATGGAAAATTCCGCCCATGGATATTATGGACGGCTATTCCATTGGGCATTGTTTTATCCTTATTATTTACCACTCCGGATTTAAACTCTACCGGTAAAATTATCTACGCCTACGTAACCTATATTTTGTTTACATTGATTTACACTGCCAACAACATTCCGTATGGCGCCTTAATGGCAGTCATCACAGGTGATGACAAAGAAAGGACGATTCTGGGATCATATCGCATGGTAGGCGCTTTTGCAGGCGGCATGATTGTTCAGGGAGCCTTGTTGTTTCTGGTTGCTCATTTCGGCAATGTTAACCCTACTATAGAAGTTAACAACCTCGACACCAAAAAATTCCAGGTTACTGTATCTGTATTGAAAACAGTAGAAAACGCAAACATTAAAACCAAAGACGGCATTGCCTTATTTACCAGAATAAGCCCGGCAGATACAGGCAAAACCTATGAGCCTTTAAATTCAGTCAGCCTTTCACTGACACCCGGCACAAAATATGTATTTCTTGCTACAGGCGAAGAAAATCTGACTCCCCAAAAAATCTCGGTAATTGATCAAAAACGGGGATACAGCAATTCTATATATATCATGTCTGTTTTCCTGTCGTTCTTTATGTTCATTACTTTTTACACAACGCGTGAAAGAGTTCAGCCACCGAAAGAACAAAAAACAAACCTAAAACAGGACTTGAAAGATCTGGTAAGGAATAAACCCTGGCTGGTTCTTTTGATTATCGGTCTCTTGTTTAACATTTACAATGCCACCAAGCAAGGTATAGTTGTCATATATTTTACCCATTACCTCAACAATCAGTTATTGGCCGGCTCTTACCTGGTAGGGCTCATGCTTGCATCCATAGCCGGTGCCATAGCAACAGGGCCATTGGGCAAAAAACTCGGCAAAAGAACCCTTTTTATTTACGCCTTGATTTTTTCGGCCCTGGTAAATGTCCTTATTGTCTTTTGCGGGCCCCATGACATCTACCCCATTTTTGCAATAGGAATGATTTCAGAATTCGCTGCAGCTATATTTCCCACCTTGTTTTTTGCCATGCTTGGCGATGCTGCTGATTATTCTGAATACAAAAACGGACGAAGGGCCACAGGGCTTATCTATTCAGCCGGGTCTTTTGCCTCAAAATTCGGCGGAGGTCTCGCCGGCGCCATTATTGGCTTGCTGCTTGGGGTCTTTAACTATAACGGACAAGATTCATCGGCAATACAGGGAGCTATTCCTGGAATCATCATGCTGATGAGCTGGATTCCTGCACTCATTGCTTTGTTGGCCGCTGCGCTTATGACAATGTATCCGCTGACTCAGCAAAAAATGGATGAAATCACTACAGAACTAACCAATAGAAGAACTATTGAGGAGCACTCCAAATAACTACTAAATCTATTTTTAACATTAAGCATTTCACACTCATATGAAATTCGGACATTTCGACGACAACCAAAAGGAATACGTGATTACCAACCCGCAAACTCCTTTCCCATGGATAAACTATCTGGGCACTGGCGGGTTTTTCAGCATTGTTTCTAATACCGGCGGAGGGTATAGCTTTTATAAAGATGCACGTCTGAGAAGAATTACGCGAAACAGATACAACAATGTGCCTGTTGATGACGGAGGTAAGTATTTTTACATTAATGACGGTGGCAACATTTGGTCGCCGGGTTGGAAGCCTGTTAAAACAGCACTTAGCAAATATGAATGTCGTCATGGACTTGGCTATTCAAAAATAACTGGCACCTTGCATCAACTTGAGGCAGAAGTCCTCTATTTTGTTCCTCTTCAATTCGATGGTGAAGTTATCCGGGTAAGGCTTCAGAATAAAAGTTCAGAAAATAAGCACATCAAGCTCCACTCTTTTGCAGAATGGGCCTTATGGGATGCACTTGACGATATGACCAACTTCCAGCGTAACCTCAGCACAGGCGAAGTTGAGATTGAAGGCTCCTGCATTTATCACAAAACAGAATACCGCGAACGCCGCAATCACTATGCTTTTTACTCCGTTAACAGTGAAATAAACGGCTTTGATACAGACAGGGAAACCTTTTTGGGCGCATACAATGGCTTTGACAACCCCGAAATGGTTCGAAACGGTAGCTGTGGTCATTCTGTGGCACACGGATGGTCACCGGTTGCGTCGCATTTTATTGAAATGGAACTAGAACCCGGCGAAACAAAAGAGTATGTTTTTGTTCTTGGCTATGTTGAAAACAATAACGATGAAAAGTTTTCTGCTCCCAACGTAATCAACAAAACAAAAGCCCGTCAGATGATTTCGCAGTTTGAAACTTCTGAACAGGTTGAAACTGCATTGAAACAACTTCGTGATTCATGGACAACGCTGCTGGGCACATTCAATGTAAAATCAGGAGATGAAAAGCTTGACAGGATGGTAAACATCTGGAATCAGTATCAATCCATGATTACATACTACTTCTCAAGGAGCACATCATATTTTGAATCAGGAATAGGCAGGGGAATGGGATTCCGCGATTCCAACCAGGATATCATTGGCATGGTTCACCTGGCTCCCGAACTGGCGCGTCAACGCATCATTGATTTAGCCAGCACACAGCTTGAAGACGGAAGTGCCTATCATCAATATCAGCCCCTGACTAAAAAAGGAAACCACGAAGTTGGCGGCAACTTTAATGACGACCCGCTTTGGCTAATTCTTTCTGTATCTGCATATCTGAAAGAAACCGGCGACTGGTCATTACTCGACTACCACGCCCCTTTTAACAACAATGGCAACGAAAGTTCAATTTTTGAACACATCAAAAGGTCGTTTTATCATGTTGTTAATAACCTTGGACCGCACAACCTCCCGTTAATTGGCAGGGCCGACTGGAACGATTGCCTCAATCTGAATTGTTTTTCAGAAACTCCGGGCGAATCATTTCAAACAACCAACAATAAAATTGGCAAAACCGCTGAGTCGGTTATGATAGCCGGAATGTTTGTTCTTTATGGCAAAGAGTATGTTCGGATATGCCAGCTGACCGGACGAAGCGCTGAAGCCACAGAAGCTCAGCATCACATCAACAACATGAAATCCGCCATAGACGCATACGGCTGGGATGGAGAATGGTTTTTAAGAGCTTACGATTATTATGGCAACAAAGTCGGAAGTAAAGAAAATGATGAAGGGCAGATTTTTATCGAATCTCAGGGATTTTGTATTATGGCAGGTATAGGCATTGAAGATGGACGTGCAAAACAAGCCTTAAAAAGTGTTGAAGACAGATTAGCTACACCCTATGGCATTGTTTTATTAAACCCGGCCTATACAAAGTACCATCTGAACCTTGGCGA contains:
- a CDS encoding acyl-CoA carboxylase subunit beta, yielding MSNLDEIYRKLEERNHQAELGGGKERIEKLHKTGRKTARERIEMLLDPGTFVEFDRFVVHRARDFDMEKNLISGDGVVSGHGKIDGRLVYVFAQDFTVFGGTLSRANADKIIKIMDLALKMGAPVIGLNDSGGARIQEGVESLGGYADIFYRNVMSSGVIPQISAILGACAGGAVYSPAITDFILMTKDTSYMFVTGPDVIKTVTHEEVSKEDLGGAMTHNAKSGVAHLIADDDEQAMMMIRELMSFLPSNNMEEPPRIKSTDDPNREDEKLQEIVPFDPNKPYDMKEIIHSVVDDGNFMETMPHYAGNILTGFARFDGKPVGIVANQPAFLAGVLDINSSVKAARFVRFCDAFNIPLVTFVDVPGFLPGTAQEFGGIIKHGAKLLYAYAEATVAKITVITRKAYGGAYDVMSSKHIGADVNFAWPTAEIAVMGADGAVNIIFRDKLTDEDKAKAVKDYRDVFASPYKAAELGYIDEIIYPRHTRRKLIQALEMCANKRKSNPPRKHGNIPL
- a CDS encoding RagB/SusD family nutrient uptake outer membrane protein is translated as MKTQGKVLLFLAMISLLPACQKDFLEVDPIGKMSVELFYKTDEDATKAIMATYDILQWMNARDWNSAYLVKTFPSDESNVGGGDAGDQPPYQELGNYTFGPSNAPITAVWQSNYFGIYRANLVINNVKPETDLRKQIIAEAKFLRAYYYFEIVSMFGNGPLILAELAPSDYGQPFAGADAIYAQIAKDLNEAITDLPLKSQYAPQDAFRASKGAAQALLGKAYLYNKKYEESAAAFELVIGSEEYDLQQDYSTLFLKDSEFGIESLFEVSYVTSMGYDWGTFQWGGARPMENNITWQLTGPRGDYFQPGETGLIGGWGFNYPKQSLYDAFVAAGDTVRKPASILSLADLRAQGGDWTNEDSYGWDGCIRVKYGTRMDETNGESGAVPELNYGTNLRLIRFADVLLMAAEANHMAGNDTKAAQYLTRVRNRAHLGPFQGDIMTAIKNERKLELCFEGVRYLDLIRWGDAPSVLGPLGFVAGKHEFYPIPQDEMRNNAQATQNNNY
- a CDS encoding biotin attachment protein, with protein sequence MALEINIDGRNAIVTELSRNGNLVTIQVDDEVYEIDALKVGEGIYSMIYKGRSYNIEMIESGSPRHYTVNSFHSSYDVEVIDAQTRYLRSRSKGDTGDSGNTIVSPMPGKVVKIPVKPGETVVAGQTLIIVSAMKMESEFKAKSAGVVKTINTAEGETIEANKVLVVVEPAID
- a CDS encoding M48 family metalloprotease; this translates as MEQLSIGLEMEAYLKDQIYEALQGDVIQSILHEAKYNPTNNYLRNMLEGNSFKVDSSISPKLYSIFNAVKDQLGFEEAVDFYVTSDAQLNAFAVSRNEENEPHIININSSLLNLMSDDELRFIIGHEMGHLISRNADLLKLIYFIFPPSTEIPGMLQHKIRLWKQLSELTADRYGFMVCPDVPVCVSAFFKLASGVDLQRVDLNIEAFIADNEKRLEYFKKDKGINIASHPVNLIRVKAIQLFSRYEVFNTNTVTESRLNSEQLGAEMNELTTILEKIKESELDLYLYHFIAAAGVIMSGADENYDEKEVEAILQELSEFIIFPKYFMDQIIESGKVMDIFNDSINKILSISPGSRESMLYYLVKIALSDKKIMDNEIGFIFDVGTKAFGYSRTEVAQIFANTIQQRFMPGIQALS